A genome region from Hevea brasiliensis isolate MT/VB/25A 57/8 chromosome 9, ASM3005281v1, whole genome shotgun sequence includes the following:
- the LOC110663945 gene encoding probable WRKY transcription factor 12 isoform X2 codes for MEGGEREVPNYELQVSFSTPQAIHEMGFVQFEENHVLSFLAPSHSHHSSHISQPLTTTTTNTHMGFSSHNDQVGTLDPKATIEENYTVSANDGNNSWWRSSSSSEKSKVKVRRKLREPRFCFQTRSDVDVLDDGYKWRKYGQKVVKNSLHPSYYRCTHNNCRVKKRVERLSEDCRMVITTYEGRHNHSPCDDSNSSEHECFTSF; via the exons atggaaggaggagaaagAGAAGTTCCAAATTACGAGCTACAGGTCTCCTTCTCCACACCACAAGCAATCCATGAGATGGGTTTTGTACAATTTGAAGAAAACCATGTTTTGAGCTTTTTGGCTCCCTCGCATTCACACCACTCTTCTCATATTTCTCAACCTCTCACTACCACAACCACCAATACCCACATGGGATTTAGTAGTCACAACGACCAG GTGGGAACATTGGATCCAAAGGCTACTATTGAAGAGAACTACACTGTTAGTGCTAACGATGGCAACAATTCTTG GTGGAGGAGCTCATCATCTTCAGAAAAAAGCAAGGTTAAAGTTAGGAGAAAACTTAGAGAACCAAGATTCTGTTTTCAAACTAGAAGTGATGTGGATGTGCTTGATGATGGTTACAAGTGGAGAAAATATGGCCAGAAAGTAGTCAAGAATAGTCTTCATCCAAG TTACTATCGGTGTACCCACAATAACTGTCGAGTGAAAAAGAGAGTGGAACGATTATCTGAGGATTGTCGAATGGTGATAACAACCTATGAAGGTAGACACAACCACTCTCCATGTGATGACTCAAATTCATCTGAACATGAATGCTTTACCTCTTTCTAG
- the LOC110663945 gene encoding probable WRKY transcription factor 12 isoform X1, translated as MEGGEREVPNYELQVSFSTPQAIHEMGFVQFEENHVLSFLAPSHSHHSSHISQPLTTTTTNTHMGFSSHNDQVGTLDPKATIEENYTVSANDGNNSWWRSSSSSEKSKVKVRRKLREPRFCFQTRSDVDVLDDGYKWRKYGQKVVKNSLHPRSYYRCTHNNCRVKKRVERLSEDCRMVITTYEGRHNHSPCDDSNSSEHECFTSF; from the exons atggaaggaggagaaagAGAAGTTCCAAATTACGAGCTACAGGTCTCCTTCTCCACACCACAAGCAATCCATGAGATGGGTTTTGTACAATTTGAAGAAAACCATGTTTTGAGCTTTTTGGCTCCCTCGCATTCACACCACTCTTCTCATATTTCTCAACCTCTCACTACCACAACCACCAATACCCACATGGGATTTAGTAGTCACAACGACCAG GTGGGAACATTGGATCCAAAGGCTACTATTGAAGAGAACTACACTGTTAGTGCTAACGATGGCAACAATTCTTG GTGGAGGAGCTCATCATCTTCAGAAAAAAGCAAGGTTAAAGTTAGGAGAAAACTTAGAGAACCAAGATTCTGTTTTCAAACTAGAAGTGATGTGGATGTGCTTGATGATGGTTACAAGTGGAGAAAATATGGCCAGAAAGTAGTCAAGAATAGTCTTCATCCAAG AAGTTACTATCGGTGTACCCACAATAACTGTCGAGTGAAAAAGAGAGTGGAACGATTATCTGAGGATTGTCGAATGGTGATAACAACCTATGAAGGTAGACACAACCACTCTCCATGTGATGACTCAAATTCATCTGAACATGAATGCTTTACCTCTTTCTAG